The window ACTACGAGCTGCTCGCCGTTCTTATGAAAGAGGAATGTGGGCATCGCTCTCACTGCTACAACTATTTCGCATCATGAGTCGTTACCGCCATTTTGCGCTGGTTTCTTCGTGCGCCACTCTGTGCGATAGTGCTGCACGTCAAGCGCCCGCATTGTTGCTCGCCATCTACTATTCGCCAGTGACTACTGGGTACTATGCACTTGCTTTTCAAGTTGCGAATGTCCCCTTACTCATTGCCGGGGATGCACTGGCTAGTACCTTTTTTCAAAGAGCTATACTCAATCGCGGAAATTCTGCGAAGCTGGCAAATGATACGCTTAGGCTTTTTCGGACTATGTTGTGCGTGATTATACCCGTGACACTGGCGTTATGGTTTCTAGGAAAACCCTCCTTTCGTCTGGTATTCGGGGCCTCCTGGGAACAGGCCGGCGCCTATGCAGAAGTCCTCGCAATCGGTTTCCTCTTTATGTTTTTGCACCGCCCTTTGAGCGTGCTTTTCGATGTATTCGAAGCCCAGACGGCTCGCTTGTGGTTTGACACCATAAATCTCGCACTTCGAACCATAACCATTATTGGATTAGCATCTTGGTTTCAGGATCCGACAATTGTATTAATCGGCATTACTACGGTCAGTGCAGGTTTGTATGGGATTGGAATTCTGTATCTTCTTCAAGTCGCTGGTGTAACCGTTCACCAGAGCGTGTCTTTACTCTCCAGACAGGCACTACTCTTCGTTCCTTTAGGACTCGCGCTCT is drawn from Nitrospira sp. ND1 and contains these coding sequences:
- a CDS encoding lipopolysaccharide biosynthesis protein → MFIRNVFHLGLANVAAQVLSLLIVPLLTRLYSPLDYGAFSIYLAVLSTLIPISSLRFHTAIAIATKSEDSMAVFMIALGVLGFGTTFLFLLISPILYWDVLPDKWSGSGIHALLWILPLNFAAIGVSQLLTSWLMTHNDYRSTAAARVAESFSDRAVSCLCALSSITQHLGLAWGRLLGSVTSTYVLLRAARRSYERGMWASLSLLQLFRIMSRYRHFALVSSCATLCDSAARQAPALLLAIYYSPVTTGYYALAFQVANVPLLIAGDALASTFFQRAILNRGNSAKLANDTLRLFRTMLCVIIPVTLALWFLGKPSFRLVFGASWEQAGAYAEVLAIGFLFMFLHRPLSVLFDVFEAQTARLWFDTINLALRTITIIGLASWFQDPTIVLIGITTVSAGLYGIGILYLLQVAGVTVHQSVSLLSRQALLFVPLGLALWLIVPMGIAAQPNIALALFALASQAFMLFHYERETISLVASLATPRQRTS